One stretch of Lemur catta isolate mLemCat1 chromosome 2, mLemCat1.pri, whole genome shotgun sequence DNA includes these proteins:
- the ENPP1 gene encoding ectonucleotide pyrophosphatase/phosphodiesterase family member 1 isoform X2 → MLHPVDQAWSAIGFPSLLCPLLYKQYVLSVCVLTTILGCIFGLKPSCAKEVRSCKGRCFERTFGNCRCDAACVEFGNCCLDYQETCIEPEHIWTCTKFRCGEKRLVRSRCACSDDCKDRGDCCVNYSFVCQGEKSWVEEPCENISMPQCPAGFEKPPTLLFSLDGFRAEYLHTWGGLLPVISKLKNCGTYTKNLRPVYPTKTFPNHYSIVTGLYPESHGIIDNKMYDPQMNASFSLKSKEKFNPEWYGGEPIWLTAKHQGLKSGTYFWPGSDVQINGIFPDIYQVYNGSIPFEERILAILQWLQLPKDERPHFYTLYLQEPDSSGHSHGPVSSEVIKALQRVDNMVGMLMDGLKELNLHKCLNLILISDHGMEQGSCKKYIYLNKYLGDVKNIKVVDGPAARLRPSDVPDKYYSFNYEGIAKNLSCREPNQHFKPYLKHFLPKRLHFAKNERIEPLTFYLDPQWQLALNPSERKYCGSGFHGSDNTFSNMQALFVGYGPAFKHGIEVDTFENIEVYNLMCDLLNLTPAPNNGTHGSLNHLLKNPVYTPKHPKEEYPPKYCPLTTNPRDNLGCSCNPSIFPIEDFHNQFELSTEEEKIIQHEILPYGRPRVLQKKNTVCLLYQHQFVSGYSQDIQMPLWTSYTVNRNDNFSTEDFSNCLYQDFRISLSPIHKCSFYKNNPKVSYGFLSPPQLSKDSSQIYSEALLSTNIVPMYQSFQVIWRYFHDTLLQRYAEERNGVNVVSGPVFDSDYDGCYDSPETLRQNIRVIRNQEILIPTHFFIVLTSCKSKSEIPLHCENLDTLAFILPHRTDNSENCVHGKHESSWVEELLMLHRARITDVEHITGLSFYQQRKEPVSDILKLKTHLPTFSQED, encoded by the exons GTATTGTCAGTGTGTGTGTTAACAACAATCCTTGGCTGTATATTTGGGTTGAAACCAAGCTGTGCCAAAGAAG TCAGGAGTTGCAAAGGTCGCTGTTTTGAGAGAACATTTGGGAACTGTCGCTGTGATGCTGCCTGTGTTGAGTTTGGAAACTGCTGTCTAGATTACCAGGAGACATGTATAGAACCAG AACATATATGGACTTGTACCAAATTTAGGTGTGGTGAGAAAAGGTTGGTTAGAAGCCGCTGTGCCTGTTCAGATGACTGCAAAGACCGGGGCGACTGCTGTGTCAACTACAGCTTTGTGTGTCAAG gTGAGAAAAGTTGGGTAGAAGAACCATGTGAGAACATTAGTATGCCACAGTGCCCAGCAGG GTTTGAAAAGCCTCCTACCCTCTTATTTTCTTTGGATGGATTCAGGGCAGAATATTTACACACTTGGGGTGGACTTCTTCCTGTTATTAGCAAACTAA aaaactGTGGAACGTATACTAAAAACTTGAGACCAGTATATCCGACAAAAACTTTCCCCAATCACTACAGCATTGTCACA gGACTGTATCCGGAATCCCATGGCATAATTGACAATAAAATGTATGATCCCCAAATGAATGCTTCCTTTTCACTtaagagtaaagaaaaatttaatccTGAGTGGTATGGAGGAGAACCA ATTTGGCTCACAGCTAAGCATCAAGGCCTCAAGTCTGGCACATATTTTTGGCCAGGATCAGATGTGCAAATTAATGGAATTTTCCCAGACATCTATCAAGTCTATAATGG ttcaataccatttgaagaaagaattttagctATTCTTCAGTGGCTACAGCTTCCTAAAGATGAAAG ACCACACTTTTACACTCTGTATTTACAAGAACCAGATTCTTCAGGTCATTCACATGGACCAGTCAGCAGTGAA GTCATCAAAGCCTTGCAGAGGGTTGACAACATGGTTGGCATGCTAATGGATGGTCTGAAAGAGCTGAACTTGCATAAATGCCTGAACCTCATCCTCATTTCAGATCATG gcaTGGAACAAGgcagttgtaagaaatatatatatctgaataaatatttgggggatgttaaaaatattaaagttgttGATGGACCGGCAGCTCGATTGAGACCCTCTGATGTCCCAGATAAATACTATTCAT TTAATTATGAAGGCATTGCCAAAAATCTTTCT TGCCGGGAACCAAACCAGCATTTCAAACCTTACTTGAAACATTTCTTACCTAAGCGTTTACACTTTGCCAAAAATGAGAGGATCGAGCCCTTGACATTCTATCTGGACCCTCAGTGGCAACTTGCATT GAATCCCTCAGAAAGGAAATATTGTGGGAGTGGATTTCATGGCTCTGacaatacattttcaaatatgcaa GCCCTTTTTGTTGGCTATGGACCTGCATTCAAGCATGGTATTGAGGTTGACACCTTTGAAAATATTGAAGTCTATAACTTAATGTGTG ATTTACTGAATTTGACACCAGCTCCTAATAACGGAACTCATGGAAGTCTTAACCACCTTCTAAAGAATCCTGTTTATACCCCAAAACATCCCAAAGAAGAATACCCCCCCAAATACTGCCCTCTCACAACAAACCCCAGAGATAACCTTGGCTGTTCATGTAATCCGTCG ATTTTTCCAATTGAGGATTTTCACAATCAGTTTGAACTCTCCACGGAAGAAG AGAAGATTATTCAGCATGAAATTTTACCCTATGGAAGACCCAGAGTTCTGCAGAAGAAAAACACCGTCTGCCTCCTTTACCAGCACCAGTTTGTGAGTGGCTACAGCCAGGACATCCAGATGCCCCTTTGGACATCCTACACCGTCAACAGAAAT gACAATTTCTCTACGGAGGACTTTTCCAATTGTCTCTACCAGGACTTTCGAATTTCTCTTAGTCCTAtccataaatgttcattttataaaaataatcccaAAGTGAGTTATGGGTTCCTCTCCCCACCAC AACTAAGTAAAGATTCAAGTCAAATATATTCTGAAGCTTTGCTTTCTACTAATATAGTACCAATGTACCAGagttttcaag TTATATGGCGCTATTTTCATGACACCCTACTGCAAAGGTATGCGGAAGAAAGAAATGGTGTCAATGTCGTCAGCGGTCCCGTGTTTGACTCTGATTATGATGGATGTTATGATTCTCCAGAGACTCTGAGGCA AAACATCAGAGTCATCCGTAATCAAGAAATTCTGATTCCAACTCACTTCTTCATTGTGCTAACAAGTTGTAAAAGTAAATCCGAGATTCCCTTGCACTGTGAAAACTTAGATACCTTAGCTTTCATTTTGCCTCACAGGACTGATAACAGTGAGAACTGCGTG CACGGGAAGCACGAATCCTCATGGGTTGAAGAGTTGCTTATGTTACACAGAGCACGGATCACAGATGTTGAGCATATCACTGGACTCAGCTTCTATCAACAAAGAAAAGAGCCAGTTTCAgacattttaaagttgaaaacACATTTACCAACATTTAGCCAAGAagactaa
- the ENPP1 gene encoding ectonucleotide pyrophosphatase/phosphodiesterase family member 1 isoform X1 has translation MERDGRAGGGSGGGGEGGRGHREGPAGNGRDPGRGRAAEAPGDPPASASLLAPMDVGEEPLDKAARARPAKDPNTYKVLSLVLSVCVLTTILGCIFGLKPSCAKEVRSCKGRCFERTFGNCRCDAACVEFGNCCLDYQETCIEPEHIWTCTKFRCGEKRLVRSRCACSDDCKDRGDCCVNYSFVCQGEKSWVEEPCENISMPQCPAGFEKPPTLLFSLDGFRAEYLHTWGGLLPVISKLKNCGTYTKNLRPVYPTKTFPNHYSIVTGLYPESHGIIDNKMYDPQMNASFSLKSKEKFNPEWYGGEPIWLTAKHQGLKSGTYFWPGSDVQINGIFPDIYQVYNGSIPFEERILAILQWLQLPKDERPHFYTLYLQEPDSSGHSHGPVSSEVIKALQRVDNMVGMLMDGLKELNLHKCLNLILISDHGMEQGSCKKYIYLNKYLGDVKNIKVVDGPAARLRPSDVPDKYYSFNYEGIAKNLSCREPNQHFKPYLKHFLPKRLHFAKNERIEPLTFYLDPQWQLALNPSERKYCGSGFHGSDNTFSNMQALFVGYGPAFKHGIEVDTFENIEVYNLMCDLLNLTPAPNNGTHGSLNHLLKNPVYTPKHPKEEYPPKYCPLTTNPRDNLGCSCNPSIFPIEDFHNQFELSTEEEKIIQHEILPYGRPRVLQKKNTVCLLYQHQFVSGYSQDIQMPLWTSYTVNRNDNFSTEDFSNCLYQDFRISLSPIHKCSFYKNNPKVSYGFLSPPQLSKDSSQIYSEALLSTNIVPMYQSFQVIWRYFHDTLLQRYAEERNGVNVVSGPVFDSDYDGCYDSPETLRQNIRVIRNQEILIPTHFFIVLTSCKSKSEIPLHCENLDTLAFILPHRTDNSENCVHGKHESSWVEELLMLHRARITDVEHITGLSFYQQRKEPVSDILKLKTHLPTFSQED, from the exons GTATTGTCAGTGTGTGTGTTAACAACAATCCTTGGCTGTATATTTGGGTTGAAACCAAGCTGTGCCAAAGAAG TCAGGAGTTGCAAAGGTCGCTGTTTTGAGAGAACATTTGGGAACTGTCGCTGTGATGCTGCCTGTGTTGAGTTTGGAAACTGCTGTCTAGATTACCAGGAGACATGTATAGAACCAG AACATATATGGACTTGTACCAAATTTAGGTGTGGTGAGAAAAGGTTGGTTAGAAGCCGCTGTGCCTGTTCAGATGACTGCAAAGACCGGGGCGACTGCTGTGTCAACTACAGCTTTGTGTGTCAAG gTGAGAAAAGTTGGGTAGAAGAACCATGTGAGAACATTAGTATGCCACAGTGCCCAGCAGG GTTTGAAAAGCCTCCTACCCTCTTATTTTCTTTGGATGGATTCAGGGCAGAATATTTACACACTTGGGGTGGACTTCTTCCTGTTATTAGCAAACTAA aaaactGTGGAACGTATACTAAAAACTTGAGACCAGTATATCCGACAAAAACTTTCCCCAATCACTACAGCATTGTCACA gGACTGTATCCGGAATCCCATGGCATAATTGACAATAAAATGTATGATCCCCAAATGAATGCTTCCTTTTCACTtaagagtaaagaaaaatttaatccTGAGTGGTATGGAGGAGAACCA ATTTGGCTCACAGCTAAGCATCAAGGCCTCAAGTCTGGCACATATTTTTGGCCAGGATCAGATGTGCAAATTAATGGAATTTTCCCAGACATCTATCAAGTCTATAATGG ttcaataccatttgaagaaagaattttagctATTCTTCAGTGGCTACAGCTTCCTAAAGATGAAAG ACCACACTTTTACACTCTGTATTTACAAGAACCAGATTCTTCAGGTCATTCACATGGACCAGTCAGCAGTGAA GTCATCAAAGCCTTGCAGAGGGTTGACAACATGGTTGGCATGCTAATGGATGGTCTGAAAGAGCTGAACTTGCATAAATGCCTGAACCTCATCCTCATTTCAGATCATG gcaTGGAACAAGgcagttgtaagaaatatatatatctgaataaatatttgggggatgttaaaaatattaaagttgttGATGGACCGGCAGCTCGATTGAGACCCTCTGATGTCCCAGATAAATACTATTCAT TTAATTATGAAGGCATTGCCAAAAATCTTTCT TGCCGGGAACCAAACCAGCATTTCAAACCTTACTTGAAACATTTCTTACCTAAGCGTTTACACTTTGCCAAAAATGAGAGGATCGAGCCCTTGACATTCTATCTGGACCCTCAGTGGCAACTTGCATT GAATCCCTCAGAAAGGAAATATTGTGGGAGTGGATTTCATGGCTCTGacaatacattttcaaatatgcaa GCCCTTTTTGTTGGCTATGGACCTGCATTCAAGCATGGTATTGAGGTTGACACCTTTGAAAATATTGAAGTCTATAACTTAATGTGTG ATTTACTGAATTTGACACCAGCTCCTAATAACGGAACTCATGGAAGTCTTAACCACCTTCTAAAGAATCCTGTTTATACCCCAAAACATCCCAAAGAAGAATACCCCCCCAAATACTGCCCTCTCACAACAAACCCCAGAGATAACCTTGGCTGTTCATGTAATCCGTCG ATTTTTCCAATTGAGGATTTTCACAATCAGTTTGAACTCTCCACGGAAGAAG AGAAGATTATTCAGCATGAAATTTTACCCTATGGAAGACCCAGAGTTCTGCAGAAGAAAAACACCGTCTGCCTCCTTTACCAGCACCAGTTTGTGAGTGGCTACAGCCAGGACATCCAGATGCCCCTTTGGACATCCTACACCGTCAACAGAAAT gACAATTTCTCTACGGAGGACTTTTCCAATTGTCTCTACCAGGACTTTCGAATTTCTCTTAGTCCTAtccataaatgttcattttataaaaataatcccaAAGTGAGTTATGGGTTCCTCTCCCCACCAC AACTAAGTAAAGATTCAAGTCAAATATATTCTGAAGCTTTGCTTTCTACTAATATAGTACCAATGTACCAGagttttcaag TTATATGGCGCTATTTTCATGACACCCTACTGCAAAGGTATGCGGAAGAAAGAAATGGTGTCAATGTCGTCAGCGGTCCCGTGTTTGACTCTGATTATGATGGATGTTATGATTCTCCAGAGACTCTGAGGCA AAACATCAGAGTCATCCGTAATCAAGAAATTCTGATTCCAACTCACTTCTTCATTGTGCTAACAAGTTGTAAAAGTAAATCCGAGATTCCCTTGCACTGTGAAAACTTAGATACCTTAGCTTTCATTTTGCCTCACAGGACTGATAACAGTGAGAACTGCGTG CACGGGAAGCACGAATCCTCATGGGTTGAAGAGTTGCTTATGTTACACAGAGCACGGATCACAGATGTTGAGCATATCACTGGACTCAGCTTCTATCAACAAAGAAAAGAGCCAGTTTCAgacattttaaagttgaaaacACATTTACCAACATTTAGCCAAGAagactaa